In Vibrio atlanticus, the following proteins share a genomic window:
- the glnD gene encoding bifunctional uridylyltransferase/uridylyl-removing protein GlnD, giving the protein MPYQCPITFNDEQLEICELKNQLEIFTQYQKSEFLNHHPVTDLVLLRSEYMDLLLNRLWEHFGFSKLPHIALVAVGGYGRGELHPLSDIDILIVSQKTLPPALGEKVSQFITLLWDLKLEVGHAVRTIAECLEIGIDDLTVATNLQESRLLCGSEDTFQELKLKIHSDSFWPSETFYKAKIQEQRERHARYHDTTYNLEPDIKSTPGGLRDIHTLSWVARRHFGATSLLEMSKYGFLTDAEYRELVECQDFLWRVRFALHIELRRYDNRLTFAHQAQVAEHLGYTGEGNRGVEMMMKEFYRTLRRVAELNKMLLKLFDQAIINGGQTQEAEILDNDFQRRGSLIEARKPALFQARPETILDMFIHIANDSTIEGVSPPTLRQLRTARRRLNRFLHTIPEARDKFMDLVRHPNALHKAFSLMHKLGVLSAYLPQWSQIVGQMQFDLFHVYTVDEHSIRLLKHINRFSQVENHDKHPICCEVYPRVQKKELLILAAIFHDIGKGRGGDHSEIGAVEAYSFCIEHGLSKPEAKQVAWLVQNHLLMSVTAQRRDIYDPDVITEFAKKVRDEESLELLVCLTVADICATNPELWNSWKRTLLAELFHSTQRALRRGLENPVDVRDRIRHNQQMASALLRKEGFSAREIEVLWQRFKADYFLRHTHTQIAWHCEHLLRLEDPSQPLVLISKKATRGGTEVFVYCKDQAALFATVVAELDRRNFNVHDAQVMVSKDGHVLDTFIVLDQHGEAIDEARHKAVAKHLTHVLADGRPTKIKTRRTPRNLQHFKVKTRVEFLPTKSKKRTLMELRALDTPGLLAQVGATFAELDINLHGAKITTIGERAEDLFILTSDAGGRLSEEQEQALRERLTEHVSELAP; this is encoded by the coding sequence ATGCCTTATCAATGCCCTATTACGTTCAATGACGAACAACTTGAAATCTGCGAATTAAAAAATCAGCTCGAAATCTTCACGCAGTATCAAAAGAGTGAATTTCTAAATCATCATCCAGTTACCGATTTGGTTCTGCTGCGCTCCGAATACATGGATTTGCTTCTCAATCGTTTATGGGAACATTTCGGATTTAGCAAATTGCCACATATCGCACTGGTCGCAGTAGGCGGCTATGGCCGTGGTGAACTACACCCTTTATCCGACATTGATATTCTCATCGTCTCGCAAAAAACTCTGCCACCAGCACTAGGTGAGAAAGTCAGTCAATTCATCACCCTATTGTGGGATTTGAAGCTAGAAGTCGGCCACGCAGTGCGTACCATTGCCGAGTGTCTTGAGATCGGCATCGATGATTTAACCGTTGCGACCAACTTGCAAGAGTCACGTTTACTATGCGGAAGCGAAGACACCTTTCAAGAGTTAAAGCTTAAGATTCATTCCGATTCATTTTGGCCAAGTGAGACCTTCTACAAGGCGAAGATTCAAGAACAGAGAGAGCGTCACGCTCGTTATCACGACACAACTTACAATCTAGAGCCGGATATCAAATCAACTCCGGGCGGGCTCAGAGACATCCACACTCTGAGTTGGGTAGCACGTCGCCACTTCGGTGCGACTTCTTTGTTAGAAATGAGCAAGTATGGCTTTCTTACCGATGCCGAATATCGTGAACTCGTGGAGTGCCAAGATTTCTTATGGCGCGTTCGCTTTGCATTGCATATCGAACTACGCCGCTACGACAATCGTCTTACCTTCGCACATCAGGCTCAAGTAGCCGAACATCTTGGTTATACCGGTGAAGGCAATCGTGGTGTCGAGATGATGATGAAAGAGTTCTACCGAACACTTCGTCGTGTAGCAGAGCTCAACAAGATGCTGCTTAAGCTGTTTGACCAAGCCATCATTAACGGTGGTCAAACACAAGAAGCCGAGATTCTCGACAATGACTTCCAACGTCGAGGTTCATTAATCGAAGCGCGTAAGCCAGCCCTATTCCAAGCACGGCCAGAAACGATTCTCGATATGTTTATCCATATCGCGAATGACTCGACGATCGAAGGGGTAAGCCCACCAACATTACGACAACTGCGAACGGCGCGTCGCCGATTGAACCGCTTCCTGCATACCATTCCTGAAGCTCGTGACAAGTTCATGGATTTAGTTCGCCACCCCAACGCACTGCACAAAGCTTTTAGCTTGATGCATAAACTGGGCGTGCTATCGGCGTACTTACCGCAATGGAGCCAAATTGTCGGCCAAATGCAGTTTGATCTGTTCCACGTTTACACCGTGGATGAACACAGTATTCGCCTGCTCAAGCACATTAACCGCTTTAGCCAAGTAGAGAACCACGACAAACACCCAATTTGTTGTGAAGTGTACCCTCGAGTTCAGAAAAAAGAACTCCTGATCCTAGCCGCAATCTTCCACGACATCGGAAAAGGCCGTGGTGGAGACCACTCCGAGATCGGTGCTGTTGAAGCTTACTCTTTCTGTATTGAGCATGGACTATCGAAGCCTGAAGCCAAACAAGTTGCGTGGCTAGTACAAAACCACCTGTTAATGTCAGTGACCGCTCAGCGCCGTGATATCTACGATCCGGATGTGATTACCGAATTCGCCAAAAAAGTTCGCGATGAAGAGTCACTTGAGCTGCTGGTTTGCTTAACTGTCGCTGATATCTGTGCAACCAACCCAGAGCTCTGGAACAGCTGGAAACGTACCCTACTCGCAGAGCTATTCCATTCTACGCAGCGAGCACTGCGTCGCGGCTTGGAAAACCCAGTCGATGTCAGAGACCGTATTCGTCACAATCAACAAATGGCATCTGCACTGCTGCGTAAAGAAGGTTTCTCCGCTCGTGAAATTGAAGTGTTGTGGCAGCGTTTTAAAGCTGACTATTTTTTGCGTCATACACACACTCAAATTGCTTGGCACTGTGAGCACCTACTTCGCTTAGAAGATCCGAGCCAACCTTTAGTACTTATCAGCAAAAAAGCAACACGAGGTGGTACAGAGGTATTCGTATACTGTAAAGACCAAGCGGCACTTTTCGCAACCGTTGTTGCCGAGCTCGACAGACGTAACTTTAACGTTCACGACGCACAGGTCATGGTCAGCAAAGATGGTCACGTTTTGGATACCTTTATCGTACTTGATCAGCATGGTGAAGCGATTGATGAAGCAAGACACAAAGCCGTTGCGAAACATCTAACTCATGTTCTAGCTGATGGCCGTCCAACTAAGATTAAGACACGTCGCACGCCTCGAAACTTGCAGCATTTCAAGGTAAAAACTCGGGTTGAGTTCCTACCAACTAAGAGCAAGAAGCGCACCTTGATGGAATTGAGAGCTCTTGACACACCGGGTTTGTTGGCTCAAGTCGGCGCAACCTTTGCTGAGTTAGACATCAATTTGCACGGCGCTAAAATTACCACCATCGGCGAACGTGCAGAAGATTTGTTTATTCTGACCAGTGACGCGGGAGGAAGGTTGTCTGAAGAGCAAGAACAAGCCTTAAGAGAAAGATTAACCGAGCACGTTTCAGAACTCGCACCTTAG
- a CDS encoding DUF3461 family protein, translating into MYPNLTGLGIHEPKQIERYSLRQEAHKDILKIYFRKQKGELFAKSVKFKYPRQVKSVLVSGGNNQYKEVTEINRNLTLVIDELNKITKPTPTAEVDVKQKILTDLRHLEKVVSSKIAEIEADLEKLK; encoded by the coding sequence ATGTATCCAAACCTCACTGGCTTAGGTATCCACGAACCTAAACAGATTGAACGTTACTCCCTTCGCCAAGAAGCGCACAAAGATATCCTGAAGATTTACTTTCGTAAGCAGAAAGGTGAACTGTTCGCGAAAAGCGTTAAGTTTAAGTACCCGCGACAAGTAAAAAGTGTGCTTGTTAGCGGCGGCAATAATCAATACAAAGAAGTGACCGAGATTAACCGCAACCTCACTCTTGTGATTGATGAACTCAACAAGATCACCAAACCGACGCCAACGGCTGAGGTGGATGTGAAGCAGAAGATCCTTACTGACTTACGCCATCTAGAAAAAGTGGTATCAAGCAAGATCGCAGAGATCGAAGCCGATCTAGAAAAACTTAAATGA
- the truC gene encoding tRNA pseudouridine(65) synthase TruC, translating into MLEIIYQDEHFVAVNKPAGMLVHRSWLDKHETQFVMQTLRDQIGQHVFPLHRLDRPTSGVLVFALSSEVASEVMPMFANHEMQKTYHAIVRGWIEEGDTLDYALKVELDKIADKFAKEDKEPQEAVTVYEPLAKVEVPYSTGRFPTSRYCLVEMMPKTGRKHQLRRHMAHLRHPIVGDTSHGDGKHNRLFRDDLDSHRLLLHASELRFIHPFTKEELVMKANLDETWLRLFETFEWNANLIDAQTCLSK; encoded by the coding sequence ATGTTAGAGATCATTTATCAAGATGAGCATTTTGTCGCGGTGAATAAGCCTGCGGGTATGCTAGTGCATCGCTCATGGTTGGATAAACACGAGACTCAGTTTGTGATGCAGACTCTGCGCGACCAAATTGGTCAGCACGTATTTCCTCTGCATCGCTTAGACCGTCCAACGTCTGGCGTATTGGTGTTTGCTCTGTCGAGTGAAGTTGCCTCTGAGGTGATGCCGATGTTCGCCAACCACGAGATGCAAAAAACCTATCATGCGATTGTGCGTGGTTGGATAGAAGAGGGCGATACGCTCGATTATGCGCTTAAGGTTGAGCTGGATAAGATCGCCGATAAGTTCGCGAAAGAAGATAAAGAACCACAAGAAGCCGTCACTGTTTACGAGCCGTTAGCTAAAGTTGAAGTGCCGTATTCAACAGGCCGTTTTCCTACCAGTCGTTATTGCTTAGTTGAGATGATGCCAAAGACAGGACGTAAACATCAGCTGCGTCGTCACATGGCTCATCTAAGACACCCAATCGTGGGCGATACTTCACATGGTGATGGTAAGCATAACCGACTGTTCCGTGATGATTTAGACTCACACCGTCTGTTGCTGCATGCTTCTGAATTGCGCTTCATTCATCCTTTCACTAAAGAAGAGTTGGTGATGAAGGCGAACTTAGATGAAACGTGGTTAAGGTTGTTTGAAACTTTTGAGTGGAATGCCAACTTAATCGATGCTCAAACTTGCTTGTCGAAGTAA
- a CDS encoding YqcC family protein: protein MTAATKLPLLLQQLEQQMRQCSLWSDVSPSDEALASVEPFAIDSLQPEEWLQWIFIVKINAMMDAQMSLPKGFAIHPYFGEVWKNEADKAELLVTIQSIDEVCA, encoded by the coding sequence ATGACAGCTGCCACAAAGTTACCTCTTTTACTTCAACAATTAGAACAACAAATGCGCCAATGTTCGCTATGGAGTGATGTTTCGCCTTCGGATGAAGCTTTGGCGAGCGTTGAGCCTTTTGCGATTGACTCGCTACAGCCAGAAGAGTGGTTGCAGTGGATCTTTATCGTAAAGATCAACGCAATGATGGATGCCCAAATGAGCCTACCGAAAGGCTTTGCGATTCATCCTTATTTTGGTGAAGTGTGGAAAAATGAGGCAGACAAAGCTGAGCTGCTAGTGACGATTCAGAGCATTGATGAGGTATGCGCGTAA
- a CDS encoding DUF3549 family protein — translation METIHTLTQLLKNSGCQYDIYDLGRRIQKIDNTLFSDVEQGKQPYPFPLQKQAHLAISYWNEHKQPWIWFLKFKLDERGLLHQGDVGNFLKFVIEAMGTRLNGDISEEQQQKLSNNPYTFKPSEDKMAVFHSQVRAGLDLATSQYYEHAQHYFTGELGWNNWKTVGLQGITDMCARLGSQQNGVSIRKAINKLPSEPLYATLGALEHTQINDKLAQRLQELAENEIASKEPDLFLLSALVRALSGAEQGIANNIINQVLASPRLSHQEVLIGLAGRSWHALQDPAIAEQFLLRLAQTGNQNLFNQLFADLVMIPTLRMVFLPLLNSNPSPELANALIELQQAAKSQ, via the coding sequence ATGGAAACGATTCACACGCTCACTCAGTTGCTAAAGAATAGCGGTTGCCAATACGATATCTACGACCTCGGTCGTCGTATCCAAAAGATCGACAACACCCTATTCTCTGATGTTGAGCAGGGGAAACAGCCATACCCGTTTCCACTTCAAAAACAAGCTCACTTAGCGATTAGCTACTGGAACGAACACAAGCAACCTTGGATCTGGTTCCTAAAATTCAAACTCGATGAAAGAGGCTTACTGCATCAAGGGGATGTGGGTAATTTTCTTAAGTTTGTTATCGAAGCAATGGGCACGCGTTTGAACGGTGATATCAGCGAAGAGCAACAACAAAAGCTGTCAAACAACCCTTATACCTTCAAGCCTTCTGAAGACAAAATGGCCGTATTCCATAGCCAAGTAAGAGCAGGGTTAGACCTCGCGACGAGCCAATATTACGAGCACGCTCAGCATTACTTCACAGGTGAGCTTGGTTGGAATAACTGGAAAACGGTTGGCTTACAAGGTATCACAGATATGTGCGCGCGTTTAGGCAGCCAACAAAACGGTGTGTCAATTCGCAAAGCCATCAATAAGCTGCCATCAGAACCGCTATACGCGACGTTAGGTGCGCTTGAGCATACACAAATCAATGACAAACTCGCGCAACGCTTACAAGAGCTTGCAGAGAATGAAATCGCAAGCAAAGAGCCTGACTTGTTCTTACTGTCAGCTTTGGTTCGTGCCCTTTCCGGTGCAGAACAAGGGATCGCGAATAACATCATTAACCAAGTTCTCGCTAGTCCACGCTTAAGCCACCAAGAGGTGTTAATTGGTTTAGCTGGTCGCAGCTGGCACGCACTACAAGATCCAGCGATTGCCGAGCAATTCTTGTTGCGCCTCGCACAAACAGGCAACCAAAACCTGTTCAATCAGCTATTTGCAGATTTAGTGATGATTCCGACACTAAGAATGGTATTTTTGCCGTTGTTGAATTCGAACCCATCACCAGAACTCGCAAACGCATTGATTGAGTTACAACAAGCGGCTAAGTCGCAATAA
- a CDS encoding DUF3301 domain-containing protein: protein MIDNLVAILMLCFFCFLFWQQRRQSELAKAAIARKCKELDLQLLSVAFNGHKLKMRHELTTIWRWHTVYHFEFSALGDDLYQGKLTMVGFRSMRFELQPHRM from the coding sequence ATGATAGATAACTTAGTGGCTATTTTGATGCTGTGCTTCTTTTGCTTTCTATTTTGGCAGCAGCGCAGGCAATCCGAGCTTGCGAAAGCTGCCATTGCGAGAAAGTGTAAAGAGCTCGACCTACAATTATTAAGTGTCGCCTTCAACGGTCATAAACTTAAGATGCGCCATGAGCTCACGACCATTTGGCGCTGGCATACTGTGTACCATTTTGAATTTTCGGCGTTAGGTGATGACCTGTACCAAGGAAAACTGACCATGGTGGGCTTCCGCTCTATGCGGTTTGAGCTACAGCCTCATAGAATGTAA
- a CDS encoding GNAT family N-acetyltransferase, producing the protein MTIATSRTLLIPYTEQLQHDFIKLNCCPVNRSEMNGPHSIASAKFLFQEILQDNVGFCRAIIHNQTREYLGHVFISAEEGRHELGFILDKEYWNRGFASEVLKPFLSLVCFEERLTNVVATVNVGHNPSIKLLEKLGFEFKETKQDSFGPYHEYSYNAHCDVTFYEAVAQTA; encoded by the coding sequence ATGACGATAGCAACCTCAAGAACGCTGTTGATACCTTATACCGAACAGCTACAACACGACTTTATCAAGTTGAATTGCTGCCCCGTTAATCGTTCTGAAATGAATGGGCCGCACTCTATTGCCTCTGCGAAGTTCTTATTTCAAGAGATACTGCAAGACAACGTCGGCTTCTGCCGCGCTATCATCCACAACCAAACCCGTGAATATCTTGGACATGTCTTTATTTCAGCAGAAGAGGGTAGGCATGAGCTTGGCTTTATTTTGGATAAAGAGTATTGGAATCGCGGCTTTGCTAGTGAGGTGCTAAAACCATTTTTAAGTTTGGTGTGTTTTGAAGAGCGCCTAACGAATGTTGTTGCGACTGTGAATGTCGGCCACAACCCATCGATTAAGTTATTAGAAAAACTAGGGTTTGAATTTAAGGAAACCAAACAAGATTCGTTTGGCCCTTATCATGAATATAGCTATAACGCGCACTGCGACGTTACATTCTATGAGGCTGTAGCTCAAACCGCATAG
- a CDS encoding YaiI/YqxD family protein, with product MKIWVDADACPKVIRETIVRAAERTGVECTFVANHLVPVPKRNNIHSIQVPSGFDIADDEIVKRTEPGDLVITSDIPLADEVITKGGQALSSRGELYTKETIKARLNIRDFMDTMRSSGIQTGGPSALSQTDRREFANHLDRLLAKR from the coding sequence ATGAAAATATGGGTTGATGCGGACGCTTGTCCTAAGGTTATCCGAGAAACAATCGTACGCGCAGCTGAGCGCACAGGGGTTGAATGTACCTTCGTGGCAAACCATCTGGTTCCTGTCCCTAAACGCAATAACATCCACTCAATTCAAGTCCCAAGCGGATTTGATATTGCAGATGATGAAATCGTAAAACGCACTGAACCCGGTGATCTCGTGATTACATCCGATATCCCTCTCGCCGATGAAGTGATCACCAAAGGTGGTCAAGCACTTAGCTCTCGTGGCGAGCTCTACACCAAAGAAACCATCAAAGCGCGCCTGAACATTCGTGACTTTATGGATACCATGCGTTCAAGCGGCATCCAAACGGGTGGACCAAGCGCCCTCTCACAGACCGATCGTCGTGAGTTCGCGAATCACCTTGATCGCCTGCTAGCAAAGCGCTAA
- a CDS encoding AbgT family transporter: MSSSASIKNNSPKKPIFTRFLDGVEYLGNLLPHPITLFAIFCLAILVTSGIAGYFEVSVMDPRPEGAKGRAADGMIHVVSLLNAEGLQLIVTNLVKNFVGFAPLGTVLVAMLGVAIAEHSGLLSAAMRGMVMGASKRMVTVTVVFAGIISNTASELGYVVLIPLAAMLFHSLGRHPLAGLAAAFAGVSGGYSANLLIGTVDPLLSGITETAAQMIDPSYTVGPESNWYFMFVSTFFIAITGAFVTEKIVEPKLGKYNDEEASEDLSNDSMGRLTDVEKKGLKLAGIAVLAVSALLAWTIVPADGVLRSASGTVSGSPFLKSIVAFIFVFFAIPGFVYGKVTGSMKNDRDVINAMATSMSSMGMYIVLVFFAAQFVAFFKWTNFGQVIAVGGASFLQDIGLTGPMLFFAFILMCGFINLMIGSASAQWAVTAPIFVPMLMLVGYAPETIQAAYRIGDSTTNIITPMMSYFGLILAVATRYMKNLGIGTLIATMLPYSICFMFGWSILFYLWVFVFGLPVGPGAATFYTP; encoded by the coding sequence ATGAGTTCATCAGCTTCAATAAAAAACAATTCGCCTAAAAAACCTATTTTTACTCGCTTTTTAGATGGCGTTGAATATTTGGGGAACCTATTACCCCACCCAATCACTCTTTTCGCAATCTTCTGCTTAGCAATCCTCGTTACTTCAGGTATTGCTGGTTACTTCGAAGTGTCTGTTATGGACCCTCGACCAGAAGGTGCTAAAGGTCGTGCTGCTGACGGCATGATCCACGTTGTAAGTCTGCTTAACGCAGAAGGTCTACAACTTATTGTGACTAACTTAGTTAAGAACTTTGTTGGTTTTGCTCCACTAGGTACTGTACTTGTTGCTATGCTTGGTGTAGCGATTGCTGAACACTCAGGTCTACTATCTGCTGCAATGCGTGGCATGGTAATGGGTGCTTCTAAGCGTATGGTTACAGTAACGGTTGTGTTTGCAGGTATTATCTCTAACACAGCATCAGAGCTTGGCTATGTGGTACTTATTCCACTAGCAGCAATGCTTTTCCATTCTTTAGGTCGTCACCCTCTTGCTGGTCTTGCTGCGGCATTCGCTGGTGTGTCAGGTGGTTACTCTGCAAACCTACTTATCGGTACGGTTGACCCACTGCTTTCTGGTATTACAGAAACAGCGGCACAGATGATTGACCCGTCTTACACGGTTGGTCCTGAGTCAAACTGGTACTTCATGTTTGTTTCTACTTTCTTCATCGCGATTACAGGTGCATTTGTAACTGAGAAGATTGTTGAACCTAAGTTGGGTAAATACAACGACGAAGAAGCTTCTGAAGATTTATCAAATGATTCGATGGGCAGACTGACGGATGTTGAGAAGAAAGGTCTAAAACTAGCAGGTATTGCTGTATTGGCTGTTTCTGCACTTCTAGCGTGGACTATCGTTCCAGCTGACGGTGTTCTACGTTCAGCGTCTGGTACGGTTTCGGGTTCTCCATTCTTGAAGAGTATTGTTGCGTTTATCTTTGTATTCTTCGCTATTCCTGGTTTTGTTTACGGTAAAGTTACCGGTTCAATGAAGAACGATCGTGACGTGATCAATGCGATGGCAACGTCTATGTCTTCAATGGGCATGTACATTGTTCTTGTATTCTTTGCTGCACAGTTTGTTGCTTTCTTTAAGTGGACTAACTTTGGTCAAGTAATCGCTGTTGGTGGCGCTAGCTTCTTACAAGATATCGGTCTTACTGGCCCAATGTTGTTCTTTGCATTTATCCTAATGTGTGGCTTCATTAACCTAATGATCGGTTCGGCTTCTGCTCAGTGGGCAGTAACAGCACCTATCTTTGTACCTATGCTAATGCTTGTTGGTTACGCACCAGAAACGATTCAAGCAGCTTACCGTATCGGTGATTCAACGACGAACATCATTACACCAATGATGAGCTACTTCGGTCTTATTCTTGCTGTAGCGACGCGTTACATGAAGAACCTTGGTATCGGTACTCTGATTGCTACAATGCTTCCATACTCAATCTGCTTTATGTTCGGTTGGAGCATCTTGTTCTACCTATGGGTGTTCGTGTTTGGTCTTCCAGTAGGCCCAGGTGCAGCAACGTTCTACACGCCGTAG
- the ykgO gene encoding type B 50S ribosomal protein L36: MKVVKSLKSAKSRHPDCQIVKRRGRLYVICKSNPRFKAVQK; encoded by the coding sequence ATGAAAGTTGTGAAATCACTGAAAAGTGCGAAAAGCCGTCACCCAGATTGCCAAATAGTAAAGCGTAGAGGCCGTCTCTATGTCATCTGCAAATCCAACCCGAGATTCAAAGCGGTTCAAAAATAG
- a CDS encoding type B 50S ribosomal protein L31, translating into MKPNIHPDYRPVVFHDTSVDEYFLIGSTLKTDRTIEWEDGNTYPYFTIEVSSKSHPFYTGKQRVLHKEGRVANFTRRFGQLGKGAK; encoded by the coding sequence ATGAAACCGAATATCCACCCTGATTACCGCCCCGTGGTTTTTCATGACACCAGTGTCGATGAGTACTTCTTAATCGGATCAACATTGAAAACAGATCGCACTATCGAATGGGAAGACGGAAATACTTATCCTTACTTCACGATTGAGGTGTCGTCAAAGTCGCATCCTTTCTATACGGGTAAACAGCGAGTGCTACATAAAGAGGGACGCGTTGCGAACTTCACTCGTCGTTTTGGTCAATTAGGTAAGGGAGCGAAATAG
- the tsaA gene encoding tRNA (N6-threonylcarbamoyladenosine(37)-N6)-methyltransferase TrmO, which yields MYTIEPVGFIESPYKEKFAVPRQPRLVPTSTSRVRLVEAANCLESVRDIEQFSHVWLLFLFDKNLEAGWKPTVRPPRLGGNERIGVFASRATFRPNGIGMSAVELKGVSQEKGQTWLDLGSVDLVDGTPIIDIKPYIPYSDSIPDALGGFAADEPAVLDVNFSQQAQSKLASHPQARHIIQVIKEVLGQDPRPAYKKGKPDNKEYAVNLFDLNVKFVVETLFINVTDIERF from the coding sequence ATGTACACCATTGAACCTGTTGGCTTTATTGAGTCTCCTTATAAAGAGAAGTTCGCTGTGCCAAGACAGCCTAGGTTAGTACCCACTTCTACCTCAAGAGTAAGGCTAGTTGAAGCAGCGAACTGCCTTGAGTCTGTTCGTGATATTGAACAATTTAGCCATGTGTGGTTGTTGTTTTTGTTCGATAAGAACCTTGAAGCAGGATGGAAACCAACCGTGAGGCCACCTCGCCTTGGCGGGAACGAACGTATTGGTGTATTCGCGTCTCGTGCCACATTCAGACCGAATGGAATAGGCATGTCTGCAGTTGAACTCAAAGGGGTATCTCAAGAAAAGGGACAAACTTGGTTGGACTTGGGCAGTGTTGATCTCGTTGACGGCACACCGATCATCGACATCAAACCTTATATCCCCTACTCGGATTCAATTCCCGATGCACTAGGGGGGTTTGCCGCCGATGAACCAGCAGTGCTCGACGTTAACTTCTCGCAACAAGCGCAAAGTAAGCTCGCAAGCCACCCACAAGCACGCCATATCATTCAGGTGATCAAAGAAGTATTAGGCCAAGATCCTCGCCCTGCCTATAAGAAAGGGAAACCTGACAACAAGGAATATGCGGTAAATTTGTTCGATCTTAACGTGAAATTCGTGGTTGAAACGCTTTTCATCAATGTAACTGACATTGAACGCTTTTGA